In the Cylindrospermopsis raciborskii Cr2010 genome, TTAGCTGTTGGTCCTGCTGAACAGGAGGGAATATCCCGCATTACTATGGTTGTACCTGGAGATGACCGCGTACTTGAACAAATAACTAAGCAATTATATAAATTGATTAATGTATTAAAGGTACAAGACGTTACAGAAACTCCCTGTGTAGAGCGGGAATTGATGCTCTTAAAGGTAAATGCCAATAGCACCAACAGATCCCAAGTGGTGGAACTGGCTCAGATTTTCCGTGCTAGGGTAGTTGATGTAGCGGAAGATTCTCTGACCATAGAAGTGGTAGGAGACCCTGGGAAAATGGTAGCAATTGTTCAGGTTTTACAAAAATTCGGTTTGAAGGAAATTGCCCGCACAGGCAAAATTTCTCTCACTCGCGAATCCGGTGTCAATACTGAACTTTTGAAATCAATTCCCAGAGAAGTACTAGCACAAAAATACTAGATTTAATCGCTTTCAACCCAACTCACCAAGGTTCTTACACCAAAACCAGTTGCTCCAGCACTATTGTAGCCACTTTCTTTATCAGCCCAAACAGGTCCAGCTATATCCAAATGTGCCCATGGTGTAGTTTTAACAAACTGCTTTAGAAATAGAGCAGCTGTAATAGAACCACCATAGCGGGGTCCAGTGTTTTTCATATCAGCAATACCTGATTTTAACCCTTCAAAATATTTTTCTTCCATTGGCATCCGCCAAATCTTTTCTCCAGAAGACTCAGCAGCGGTTTGCAATTGAGATGCTATATTATCATTAGGGGTAAATAAGCCAGCAATATTATCGCCTAAAGCTACTACGCAAGCGCCTGTGAGGGTTGCTAGATCCACCATGGCATCCAGACCTAACTGATCGGTGTACACCAGAGCATCAGCTAGGGTTAAACGCCCTTCCGCATCAGTGTTATTTACTTCGATAGTTTTGCCATTAGATGCTTTAAGGATATCTCCTGGGTGCATAGCTTTACCGCTAATCATATTTTCAGTAACTGCGGATATGAAGTGAACTTCTACATCTGGTTTAATCTGACCTATAGCCTTAGCAGCACCAAGAGTAGCAGCAGCTCCACCCATGTCAATTTTCATAGTTTCAATTCCGCTACCAGCTCCTTTAATATTCAAACCACCAGAATCAAAGGTGAGACCTTTACCAATAATAGCTAGTTTACGTTTAGGGGTGGTTGCGGGTTTATAGATGAGGTGAATAAACTTGGGTGGAAGGTCGGAAGCTTGTGCTACGCCTAAATATGCTCCCATACCAAGTTTTTCACAGTCTTCTTGTTCCAGAATTTTTAGTTCCAAACCATGTTCCTGGGCGATCGCTTGAGCAGTTTGTGCCATAGTAATAGGTGTGACCGCATTAGCTGGAGCTGCTACCAACTCTCGAGCTAAAATAACTCCGGAAACAATTTGTTCTGCGCGGGTGATAGCGGGTTGTTGTCCCGATAAATTTAATAGGTCAATGGTCTCAATAGGGGGATTTTTATCTTCTGGTTCTGATTTGAACCGAATATCTTGATAAAGTGCTAATTGGGCCCCTTCTGTAATCGCTTGGGCGGTAGCTGCTGGTTGATTATTGTATATTGGAAAACTAATAGCCAGGGTTTTGGTTTTTTGCTTTTTAGCAGTCCTAGCAAGGGTTGCAGCTGCTATACGCAAAGTTTCTAATTTCAGTGTATCTACTTTTCCTAAACCGATAAAAATTACCTTACGAATGGGGGAGTTGGCTCCCACACGAATGACCACTGTAGTATTAGCTTTACCGGTGAACTCTTCTTCAGCGATGACTTCTGAGAAAACTCCCCCGTATTTCTGGTTGAGAGTTGCTAAGTCGTCTTTTAGCTCTACTGCATCTTCAAACAGTCCAATACCCAGGGTATCACCAGTCCAATTTAATAATTCTGTGTCACTAGTCCGAGTTATCATTTCTGTCATTTTTTCTTGTTTTTACCTGCTTCCAGTATGGCCTAAAATTTTCTATTGAGGGAGACTTTCTCGTAAAATCCCTGGTCTTGGAGAATTTTATATAGATTTATCTCTTCCTCCACTAGACAAGCGTGACCACTATCAGGTAAAATCACGATCTTACTATTTGGCAACATCCTTCCTAATCTTTCTACCTCTGTAAGGGATGGTAACAGGCGATCGCTTCCCCCAGCGATTAACAGTGTCTCTTGTTTGAGTTGTTGCATTTTCTCATGATCCAGGTGAAAGTGACGCAATAAGGACAATCGCCAATTAATAGTTTCTGCAGGGAGGGAGGTCATACTTTGGAGTAGTTGACGACGGAGGGGAGTGGATATGCGAGGTAAAGATGCTAAAAAGGGTAGCAACCCCCAAGCACCTACCGGATAAAACCATGATGGTACTAAATTTGTCATTTGGGATGAAAAGCTGATCCAAGGATTTAGTTTAAAAGAAGAAGCGGGATTAATTAGAATAATACGTTTAAACAAACTTGGTGACTGAATAGCTATTTTCATAGCCAAACAAGCACCGAAAGACTCACCACACAAATAAACCAAGCGATTTCCTCTCTTGAAGGATCCTGTAGTCAATTCCATATCAATTAAGTCGAGGACATTTGTGGTTAATAGGTTCCAATCTCTCATATCCGTTTTAGGAATTGCTAAACAACGAATGTCAAACCCCCGCCCTAAATCGCTAATTTGTGACTGTAGCATTTCACCGGTTCCATCCATTCCTGGTAAATAAATAAACAATGGATATTCTGGTTGTAGGGGTTTGGGAGTTAAAAACCGGAGTTTGAGTTCCACATCTATCATCTTGGTATTTTTCGGGGAATAGAGTCATTAAAAGCTAACTACATCAAGCTTTCTATATAAAAATCAATTCAGTCTGAAACTATAATTACAGATTTTAACGAAGTTTGAATGAATTATATATAAATAGGTGAAATCGCTGAATAAATCCTTGACGCAGTTAATCCATCTCAATGGTTGGTAGTTGAAGTATGGATATGAGATTGTATTTGACGAAGCACAATCTGTCCATACTGAAAACTGAAATTTTCCTACCTATTTACCGATTAATTCGTGTATGTTGCGCAAAAATTTGGCATTTTTCTTAATTAATATTTTACATTTCTGTACTTAAACCTGAACGGGATCAGATGGGACTGTAGAAATTAGAGATTAGGCCTGATTTTCCGTTGGTTTGCCCAGTTTTTTGATCTGAGTACACTCTCTGACTACAGTAATCAAAATCCAGGCAAAATCCGGGAATGTGATTGTTGACTAATTGTCTCCTAATCCCAGGGAACAATCATTAGTGTTTATAGAATGGAAAAAATTGTGAGGTTATTAACTTGTCATGATCAAAACACAGTTGGAAAAAATAGGTGTAATGTTATATAATTACCTAGCTTTACAAAACTAACTAGCTGGTAAAACTGTTTAATAATTTCTTTTTTATTATCTATGAATCTAACAAATAAAACTTCAAAAACCTTTGCCCTGACCACACCGCTATACTATGTAAACGATGTTCCCCATATTGGTAGTGCTTATACCACAATAGCTGCAGATACTATAGCCAGATTTCAGCGTTTATTGGGTAATGAAGTGATATTTATTACTGGAACAGACGAACATGGACAAAAGATCCAAAGATCAGCACAAAGTCAAGGAAAATCACCCCAAGAGTTTTGTGATCAAATTGTCCCTAGTTTTATTGATTTATGGCAAATTTTGAACATTCAATATGATCGATTTAGTCGTACTACTGATTTAAAGCATCAGGTAATTGTCAAAGAATTTTTTAATAGAGTTTGGGAACAGGGTGATATATACCGAGGAGAGCAGAAGGGATGGTACTGCGTATCCTGTGAAGAGTTTAAGGAAGAAAGGGAGCTGATAGAAGGTAAGCGCTGTCCTATCCATACCACCAAGGAAGTGGAATGGCGCGATGAACAAAATTACTTTTTTCGTCTATCTAAGTATCAAAAACCACTAGAGGAGTTTTATCAATCCCATCCAAACTTTATTCAACCTGCTAGTCGGCGAAATGAAGTTCTTAGCTTTGTTAGTCAAGGTTTACAAGATTTTTCAATTTCACGGGTCAATTTAGATTGGGGCTTTCCTGTACCTGTGGATACCCAACATACTCTTTATGTTTGGTTTGATGCACTTTTAGGCTACATAACAGCACTATTAGAACCAGGAACAGAACCAACTTTAGAAAATGCCGTGTCTAAATGGTGGCCAATTAACTTACATTTAATTGGTAAAGATATATTAAGATTTCATGCCGTATATTGGCCAGCTATGCTGATGTCAGCTAATTTGCCCTTGCCAAAACAAGTATTCGGACATGGATTTTTGACTAAAGATGGTCAAAAAATGGGGAAGACTCTGGGTAATACTGTTGATCCTGTAGCGCTGGTGAAAAAATATGGTAGTGATGCTGTTCGTTATTACTTCCTTAAGGAAATCGAATTTGGTAAGGATGGCGATTTTAATGAAATTAGGTTCATTCATGTTCTAAATGCAGATTTAGCCAATGACCTAGGTAATTTGTTAAATCGTACTTTGAACATGGTGAAAAAATACTGCGCTGGGGAAATTCCCTCCATTGCTCCACAAGATATTCCCCCTGAGAATACCTTAAAGACAATTGGTGGGCAATTAGGGGAGAAAGTTAAACAAGCTTATTCAGTTTTAGCTTTCAATGAGGTAGCTCAAGCTGTGATGTTATTAGTTCAAGCCAGTAACAAGTTTATAGATGAACAAGCTCCTTGGTCATTATATAAACAAGGAAAACAGAATGAGGTAGCAACAGTGTTGTACACCGTTCTGGAATCGGTGAGACTAACAGCTTATTTACTATCGCCAATTATTCCTAATATCAGTAGCGATATTTATCAGCAATTAGGAT is a window encoding:
- the ilvN gene encoding acetolactate synthase small subunit, which codes for MKHTLSVLVEDEAGVLSRIASLFARRGFNIESLAVGPAEQEGISRITMVVPGDDRVLEQITKQLYKLINVLKVQDVTETPCVERELMLLKVNANSTNRSQVVELAQIFRARVVDVAEDSLTIEVVGDPGKMVAIVQVLQKFGLKEIARTGKISLTRESGVNTELLKSIPREVLAQKY
- a CDS encoding leucyl aminopeptidase; its protein translation is MITRTSDTELLNWTGDTLGIGLFEDAVELKDDLATLNQKYGGVFSEVIAEEEFTGKANTTVVIRVGANSPIRKVIFIGLGKVDTLKLETLRIAAATLARTAKKQKTKTLAISFPIYNNQPAATAQAITEGAQLALYQDIRFKSEPEDKNPPIETIDLLNLSGQQPAITRAEQIVSGVILARELVAAPANAVTPITMAQTAQAIAQEHGLELKILEQEDCEKLGMGAYLGVAQASDLPPKFIHLIYKPATTPKRKLAIIGKGLTFDSGGLNIKGAGSGIETMKIDMGGAAATLGAAKAIGQIKPDVEVHFISAVTENMISGKAMHPGDILKASNGKTIEVNNTDAEGRLTLADALVYTDQLGLDAMVDLATLTGACVVALGDNIAGLFTPNDNIASQLQTAAESSGEKIWRMPMEEKYFEGLKSGIADMKNTGPRYGGSITAALFLKQFVKTTPWAHLDIAGPVWADKESGYNSAGATGFGVRTLVSWVESD
- a CDS encoding alpha/beta fold hydrolase, with translation MIDVELKLRFLTPKPLQPEYPLFIYLPGMDGTGEMLQSQISDLGRGFDIRCLAIPKTDMRDWNLLTTNVLDLIDMELTTGSFKRGNRLVYLCGESFGACLAMKIAIQSPSLFKRIILINPASSFKLNPWISFSSQMTNLVPSWFYPVGAWGLLPFLASLPRISTPLRRQLLQSMTSLPAETINWRLSLLRHFHLDHEKMQQLKQETLLIAGGSDRLLPSLTEVERLGRMLPNSKIVILPDSGHACLVEEEINLYKILQDQGFYEKVSLNRKF
- the metG gene encoding methionine--tRNA ligase, whose translation is MNLTNKTSKTFALTTPLYYVNDVPHIGSAYTTIAADTIARFQRLLGNEVIFITGTDEHGQKIQRSAQSQGKSPQEFCDQIVPSFIDLWQILNIQYDRFSRTTDLKHQVIVKEFFNRVWEQGDIYRGEQKGWYCVSCEEFKEERELIEGKRCPIHTTKEVEWRDEQNYFFRLSKYQKPLEEFYQSHPNFIQPASRRNEVLSFVSQGLQDFSISRVNLDWGFPVPVDTQHTLYVWFDALLGYITALLEPGTEPTLENAVSKWWPINLHLIGKDILRFHAVYWPAMLMSANLPLPKQVFGHGFLTKDGQKMGKTLGNTVDPVALVKKYGSDAVRYYFLKEIEFGKDGDFNEIRFIHVLNADLANDLGNLLNRTLNMVKKYCAGEIPSIAPQDIPPENTLKTIGGQLGEKVKQAYSVLAFNEVAQAVMLLVQASNKFIDEQAPWSLYKQGKQNEVATVLYTVLESVRLTAYLLSPIIPNISSDIYQQLGWGINFNNPEETSTVAPFTTHATWGVLSNKQQLGTPQPIFKRIEL